A window of the Salvelinus alpinus chromosome 25, SLU_Salpinus.1, whole genome shotgun sequence genome harbors these coding sequences:
- the LOC139553898 gene encoding mitochondrial basic amino acids transporter-like isoform X1 has product MDFTLDFAAGCIGGAAGVLVGHPFDTVKVRLQVQSVDRPLYRGTYHCFQSIVRQESMTGLYKGIGSPMMGLTFINAIVFGVQGNAMRRLGHDTPLNQFLAGASAGALQSVICCPMELAKTRMQLQGLGERKSKQKLYKNSLDCLVRIYRKEGFRGINRGMVTTLVRETPGFGIYFLTYDVLTRSLGCEPDDPYMILKLLFAGGMSGIASWISTYPVDVIKSRLQADGVGGHNKYNGIADCVRQSLKREGWRVFTHGLTSTLLRAFPVNATTFATVTLFLMYMRDDEGAVKDCEPLPAHSSLTVSPQQAQPSSL; this is encoded by the exons ATGGACTTTACATTGGACTTTGCAGCAGGATGCATAGGAG GTGCTGCCGGTGTCTTGGTCGGGCATCCTTTTGACACTGTAAAG GTACGACTCCAAGTTCAGAGTGTGGACAGACCTCTGTACCGCGGCACGTATCACTGCTTCCAGTCTATCGTACGGCAAGAGTCG ATGACGGGTCTGTACAAAGGCATTGGCTCCCCCATGATGGGCCTGACCTTTATCAATGCCATCGTGTTCGGTGTCCAGGGCAACGCCATGCGCAGGCTGGGCCACGACACGCCGCTCAACCAGTTCCTGGCCGGGGCGTCGGCGGGCGCGTTGCAGAGCGTCATTTGCTGCCCCATGGAGCTGGCTAAGACGCGCATGCAGCTGCAGGGGCTGGGCGAGAGGAAGTCCAAGCAGAAGCTGTACAAGAACTCTCTGGACTGCCTGGTGCGCATCTACCGGAAGGAGGGCTTCCGCGGTATCAACCGGGGTATGGTGACCACGCTAGTCCGTGAGACACCGGGTTTCGGGATCTACTTCCTGACCTACGACGTACTGACGCGCTCTCTGGGCTGTGAACCCGATGACCCCTACATGATCCTCAAGTTGCTGTTTGCCGGAGGCATGTCGGGCATCGCCTCGTGGATCTCCACCTACCCCGTGGACGTCATAAAGTCCCGGCTCCAGGCAGACGGCGTGGGCGGCCACAACAAGTACAATGGCATCGCTGACTGTGTGCGTCAGAGCCTGAAGCGAGAGGGCTGGCGGGTGTTCACGCACGGCCTCACCTCCACGCTGCTCCGGGCGTTCCCCGTCAACGCCACAACCTTCGCCACCGTGACTCTGTTCCTCATGTACATGCGAGACGATGAGGGCGCCGTCAAAGACTGCGAGCCCCTGCCTGCCCACTCCTCGCTCACTGTGAGCCCACAGCAGGCCCAGCCCTCAAGCTTGTGA
- the LOC139553898 gene encoding mitochondrial basic amino acids transporter-like isoform X3 has product MTGLYKGIGSPMMGLTFINAIVFGVQGNAMRRLGHDTPLNQFLAGASAGALQSVICCPMELAKTRMQLQGLGERKSKQKLYKNSLDCLVRIYRKEGFRGINRGMVTTLVRETPGFGIYFLTYDVLTRSLGCEPDDPYMILKLLFAGGMSGIASWISTYPVDVIKSRLQADGVGGHNKYNGIADCVRQSLKREGWRVFTHGLTSTLLRAFPVNATTFATVTLFLMYMRDDEGAVKDCEPLPAHSSLTVSPQQAQPSSL; this is encoded by the coding sequence ATGACGGGTCTGTACAAAGGCATTGGCTCCCCCATGATGGGCCTGACCTTTATCAATGCCATCGTGTTCGGTGTCCAGGGCAACGCCATGCGCAGGCTGGGCCACGACACGCCGCTCAACCAGTTCCTGGCCGGGGCGTCGGCGGGCGCGTTGCAGAGCGTCATTTGCTGCCCCATGGAGCTGGCTAAGACGCGCATGCAGCTGCAGGGGCTGGGCGAGAGGAAGTCCAAGCAGAAGCTGTACAAGAACTCTCTGGACTGCCTGGTGCGCATCTACCGGAAGGAGGGCTTCCGCGGTATCAACCGGGGTATGGTGACCACGCTAGTCCGTGAGACACCGGGTTTCGGGATCTACTTCCTGACCTACGACGTACTGACGCGCTCTCTGGGCTGTGAACCCGATGACCCCTACATGATCCTCAAGTTGCTGTTTGCCGGAGGCATGTCGGGCATCGCCTCGTGGATCTCCACCTACCCCGTGGACGTCATAAAGTCCCGGCTCCAGGCAGACGGCGTGGGCGGCCACAACAAGTACAATGGCATCGCTGACTGTGTGCGTCAGAGCCTGAAGCGAGAGGGCTGGCGGGTGTTCACGCACGGCCTCACCTCCACGCTGCTCCGGGCGTTCCCCGTCAACGCCACAACCTTCGCCACCGTGACTCTGTTCCTCATGTACATGCGAGACGATGAGGGCGCCGTCAAAGACTGCGAGCCCCTGCCTGCCCACTCCTCGCTCACTGTGAGCCCACAGCAGGCCCAGCCCTCAAGCTTGTGA
- the LOC139553898 gene encoding mitochondrial basic amino acids transporter-like isoform X2 yields MLWIPLYTRFYFQPAGKTYFKAVCKVRLQVQSVDRPLYRGTYHCFQSIVRQESMTGLYKGIGSPMMGLTFINAIVFGVQGNAMRRLGHDTPLNQFLAGASAGALQSVICCPMELAKTRMQLQGLGERKSKQKLYKNSLDCLVRIYRKEGFRGINRGMVTTLVRETPGFGIYFLTYDVLTRSLGCEPDDPYMILKLLFAGGMSGIASWISTYPVDVIKSRLQADGVGGHNKYNGIADCVRQSLKREGWRVFTHGLTSTLLRAFPVNATTFATVTLFLMYMRDDEGAVKDCEPLPAHSSLTVSPQQAQPSSL; encoded by the exons ATGCTATGGATCCCCCTGTATACAAGATTCTACTTCCAACCTGCCGGTAAAACATATTTTAAGGCAGTGTGCAAG GTACGACTCCAAGTTCAGAGTGTGGACAGACCTCTGTACCGCGGCACGTATCACTGCTTCCAGTCTATCGTACGGCAAGAGTCG ATGACGGGTCTGTACAAAGGCATTGGCTCCCCCATGATGGGCCTGACCTTTATCAATGCCATCGTGTTCGGTGTCCAGGGCAACGCCATGCGCAGGCTGGGCCACGACACGCCGCTCAACCAGTTCCTGGCCGGGGCGTCGGCGGGCGCGTTGCAGAGCGTCATTTGCTGCCCCATGGAGCTGGCTAAGACGCGCATGCAGCTGCAGGGGCTGGGCGAGAGGAAGTCCAAGCAGAAGCTGTACAAGAACTCTCTGGACTGCCTGGTGCGCATCTACCGGAAGGAGGGCTTCCGCGGTATCAACCGGGGTATGGTGACCACGCTAGTCCGTGAGACACCGGGTTTCGGGATCTACTTCCTGACCTACGACGTACTGACGCGCTCTCTGGGCTGTGAACCCGATGACCCCTACATGATCCTCAAGTTGCTGTTTGCCGGAGGCATGTCGGGCATCGCCTCGTGGATCTCCACCTACCCCGTGGACGTCATAAAGTCCCGGCTCCAGGCAGACGGCGTGGGCGGCCACAACAAGTACAATGGCATCGCTGACTGTGTGCGTCAGAGCCTGAAGCGAGAGGGCTGGCGGGTGTTCACGCACGGCCTCACCTCCACGCTGCTCCGGGCGTTCCCCGTCAACGCCACAACCTTCGCCACCGTGACTCTGTTCCTCATGTACATGCGAGACGATGAGGGCGCCGTCAAAGACTGCGAGCCCCTGCCTGCCCACTCCTCGCTCACTGTGAGCCCACAGCAGGCCCAGCCCTCAAGCTTGTGA